tccatgaacgatcatccatgacttctatcaaacctatatatatcaaataataatgacaacaatatgtattaattaactacgttaaataaataatcaacctACTTTCATatttctcttaattcattatcagtTATCTACGTACATACAAATTTGTACAGATTAATTTATGGAAATTACAACTCggtaataaaattgacaaaatataaaacggaCTCGTTAAGCAAtctattatttatatcatcacaacacatctaagTCAGTAATTTGACATAAgcttcaacaatttacaaacaaatataattttataaaatctaaaacaaaccataacatgtacaacaagtttgtatgagaaaaaaaaataaaacaagtaaacaccgaaacaaaatacatatactataaaaatatacaataaaaaattgacatttcaaaattgtgttcaaatttaaaaaatgatagatttacttaaaataaaaaatctgcaATAAAATTGCTGCTATAACTggaggggagggggggctgtTAGTTGTAGatttggggggggggtttgTGTAGTTGCagaggggaagaaggagaaattgaGGAGGAGAGGATTAACGGCTAggtcatatattaactattacTGATGGAATTACTGAAGGAAACACTCCATCTGTAAATCCGTAAGCAATTCTGTCGGTATAAGTGACACGTTACTGTATGGCTTTCCCTGTTTGAATGCAATTGTAATTCCGTAGATAAAAGCGTctacaaaaaaattacatgtcattgtattttttggttttttttaaattccttttATTTCGACTacaattccctcggtatttaccAACATAAATATTCCGTCGTTAAATACCGATGGAGTTAACGATGGAATAAATTCGATCGATAAATATTACCctaaaataccgacagaatttttcTATCGGTGATTTCGTTTGTATTCGtagattttctggtagtggaagcaggtgatttttattttatttttctatgaggttattatagtctcaaaaaaatatcttgacattggtttgtgcttaattttataaGCGTCTAATTTTTTAtcgtataattaattaaaaaattagttttttaaaaataaagttcttaaaCGTAGTGGAGTCCATCACCCTATATGATGAATTTCACAGGTTAATTCATGAAGACAGGGTCAATCGAATATATTGtcgtctcaataaaaaaaaactaagatgatttttttaaaagtcaaaccatgtttttaacTGATTGTTTGGGTTGCCTATGGACCCCCAATTAAGTAGATGAGTTATGTCAGGACAActatcatataatttaatttaaactcaAATTAGAAAAGGAATCAAGTTAAAAGGTTTCAAAGTTAATCTATTAaatcgagtttaataataatactaaatagtTTTTCATCCCTAAAAGTTCAAAAAGATTTTAGTTCAACCTCGAGCATAACTCTACCCTCTAAACTAATGTGACCCTACTCCAATGATAAAAGCAATTACTACATTATTGGCTGTTGTAAAAATTCCACATAAATGCTCCATCAAAATATAAGGATTTCATcccttcaaataatatttattcagGTTTATTTGACAAtgtttttgaaagtgtttttttgggGGAATAAATTGAGAATAGTTAGAGGACTAAGTTGAAGTCAGTCCAATATTTAGAAGCGGTCAAAACTTGGCACACAAAAAAATCTAACGCCCTGGTCCAAGGGCCCCAAAATCTCAACCTCAATAACAGCTTGACACTTGTTAGTCTAAGTAATTTACGTGTCAAGCATTGGCCTGGTTTTAATCACTATAAATTAAGGCAACGATGGCTGATGTTTATTACCAAAAGTTGTgtgtttttaatctttcaagtgttttagctttcaattcatttttgttCTCTCAATCTTTCACAGAAATCAATAACCAAAAATGGCTGACAACACCCAGAAGATGAGCTACCAAGCTGGTGAGGTCAAAGGCCAAGCTCAGGTTAGCTTATGgatttctttctctattttgcctttgtttttatatataaattaatgtgtaaTGCTCTATAGCATATCGTGTTTGTTTCAGGAGAAGGCCAGTAACTTGATGGACAGAGCTGACAATGCTGCTCAATCTGCAAAGGAATCAGTGCAAGAGGTTCAcatatttttgttcaatctcatgttctatatatttttttagagaattcATTCTCACCACAATGGCACAATGGATTGTGCATAAGATTTAAGAATGACaataaaccaaaaagaaaacgaagaaagagTGAGGAACACTCGTGAATAAAATTCGCAAAACTCTAAGTGTTAATAATTAGTTGCATATTTTGGCACAGATATTCTTAGCGAGTGAGTTTGcagtagggtttttttatttttattttaattttgatagttCTTTCTTTGTGTAGGCTGGTCAGCAGGTGAGGGAAAAGGCACAGGGAGCTGTTGAAGGAGTAAAGAATGCAACTGGCATGAACAAGTGAAGCTGGATCGATGGAGTCCAATGATCGTCTATTGcatgaaatttagaaattaaatgcAATGTTCATCTATTCAGCacgttgtttttgtttctgtctTTCCTTTTGTATAAAGAAGAGAGCTCTCTGATCTGCAGTTCTCTCGTAAGTTTGGAGGAACATGCATGTTCAATTGTTTCAGTTTATGAAATCATAACAGTGCCAGCTTAGTGCTTCATCAATCGACCCTATATGTCCAAATGGCCTAAAATGCCAATTCCATTCTTAAATCTATTTGATTACAACAACTATTAATTATGCCTTCCCAATTCACAATCCGCAGCTCCGATTATAGAGACTTCGTGTACTTTAGGtgtattatgtgttttttttataccatcacattaaaaattatttaaaaaacactaaaaaaactaaatgtatttttaaaacataaatagtgTTGAATTAATTCTATTGTTAGCTATTATAGCACAAGTAATTTCATTAATGTTCTTGTCATCGTTATAAAATCCAATCttgtttgacatgttaattaaTCTGGATCAATTGGATCAGTATCTTGAGCGGTGATATAATAAAATCCAATCTAGATTGACAGGTTAATCCGAGATCAATTGACCTGGAGCCTTGAACGGTTTTACctagatgaaaattaaaattgtatttaaacTCAGGTGagacttgatatatatatatatatatatatatatatatatatatatatatatatatatatatatatattaacaaaatgaCTTCAGGGATAGAAATTCCCTTCTTCTTTActgttcttcatttttcttccgTTTGTTCTTGAGTCGTTTACATTTTTGAGaaagtttttagaaaaactcaGTCCAATCTCGCTCCCTATTCTTCATTATAGGTAATTTATTCTTTCATCTCAtaggttgcttttttttttttttttttccatacctGATTATGGCCGGGTTCAAAATGACAGTCCCTTGgttgaaaacaaatttagtaGCTCACTATAAAGTCTATCACCCAGTTCCATTTCAAAGATGCCTAAGATTCTATGGTGACAACTGACCATGTTAATTTCATTTACAACATTTTGACATAGCTATTCAACTAGGTCCATTTTCCTGTACATCAACAAAGCTAGCTCAAAGTAGGGAACAAAAAACATTCTTATTCTACTACGTACTATATGTTGTATAGTAAAATTGTTAATAATTAGTTGAATAatatattggaagaaaaataacaacaaaagaaaagaataggtTGGATTATTAGGGATTTTGGCATAGAAAATCAAGACCAATATAGCATACACCATGCTTTATCTGCATGAaacttttgttttaagtttatcACGCCTTGATAGTATCTTTTGCACATAGAGGTTAAATCCATCGACATGTTAGAACCGACTCTGTAATACTAAGTTTGACCAAGGCACCCTATTTTGTTGCTCGGTTAAATCGTCTGCAGGTACATAAACTGCTTGAAAAGAAGTTATAATTAAGGGATTTTTATTacatatttcaaaattaaaagattcaaGAAAATTCTGCCTTTTGATCTGAAAATTTAATAGCGAGAATTGAAGGAGCACATCCCTTAACCATACCAATCCCACCAGCTAGCAGGAATCATACTGTGCATTAATTCATTAGCTCAAGTTGCAGAACTGGTAGCAGGGCTTCTTGGCATGGagttattcaatttgttttaagtTCAGTACATGTTCAAATGTTTCAGTTTATGAAATCATAACAGTGCCAGCTTAGTGCTTCATCAATTGACCCTGTATGTCCAAATGGCCTAATATGCCAATTCCATTCTTAAATCTATTTGATTACAACAAATATTATGCCTTCTCAAATCAATCGGTAGCTTTATCGATGAATTTAACATATCATTGACAATAaatgttatttatgtttttatttatctgtcggtatatttatcggtaaatataatatattactGATATAATACTATTTATAATTCTGTCGgtgtattaatattaacaatgatatttacggtaattaatttttaactttctGAAATATATCGATGGTCTAGTTTCATCGGTAATCCCATCAGTAAGAGTAATATCTACAGTAATTCTTTTCTGATCTCTGAAATATGCCGATGGATTTAGCAATGGAAAATTCGTTTGGTAAATGTCACCGCAATATACACGGAAAAAAACCATTagtgttttcatttgtatttttattaattttctagtagtgattTACATTATTTTGACTGGGCTATTTAACCCAATCCATTTTCCTACACATCAACAAAGCTCAAGGTAGGGAACAAAAAACGTTCTATTATATGCTCTATAGTAAAATTGTTAATAATTAGTTGAGAAAAacagcaagaaaagaaaagaaaatgttggaTTATTAGGGATTTTGGCATAGCAAAACAAGACCAGTATAACATATGCCATGTTTTGTCTGTATGAAACTTTTGTTTTCAGCTTATCATGCCTTGACAGTATCCATTGCAATATTGTACTAAAAATGTAGATGGTGTCAATTGCTTTGTCATGAAACATGCAAGAACACTTGATCACGTCCATGTTTAATGATCTTCACAGCATGGAATTCATTATCGTCTGTATTTAGACCAAAGAAATAACTCTCACCCCTTGGTGGTGGGTTTaacatgatatcttttttaatatcttttttattaaagcaAATCAGCCCATTGATGCATGAAacttgtcttttgtttttttataaagtttgtaTTTGGTAATTTTATGGGTGTGGATATGTATGAACTCGAACACACAGTTTCTCTGGCAGCCTTATCCGAGTTTCAGTTTATGACTTCCTTAAAttgtataaaacaaattcaagcctACATATCACGCTAAACACTATCAGTTTAAGCATGCAAACAGAAATGTaatgattgaaaacaaattattaaaattcaaataaaaaactaaaatagtgTTTAAAGACAATGTTAAAACCAAAAAGTTAatgaaccattttttttttcagaagtATATATATGCAGTGTAGGCAGGACTTTGGATGTAGATAGACTTCATCCTTAGGATAGAATTACATCAAATCAGAGTTGCTGCAGGTTTTAAACTGCGGAAGTATAGATAACgaattctcttaattaatttccaGCAGTAGCATTATCCATTATAGACCACTACAATAAAGAAACCTCATACGGGCTCTCCATACGAAAAGGATTGTAGATCATCTcaacttcattttcttgaaCCAGGCATGTTGGATTTGCTTGCGGCAGCTGTTGCGAAAACAACCCTCTCCAACCGCTGCTAAGGCTGGAACCAGAAACTTGGGCGTCAAGATGATAACCATCAGCATCAGTTGCAAGGGATTCAACCGGAGTCGATCCTTTTTTGGTGTAGAATTAATGAACCTCATCAGCCTCAGGTGTTGTTTGAATGAACGGAACGCCATCTGCCAAGTCAGAGCCACCATCGAAATCCAGCAGTCGAAGAAGCTCTCGATGGTAATCATCATCCTCCTCTGTTGCAGAAGGCTCCTCATCATTGTCGATGCACACGACCTTATTTGGTTGCAAGTTCTCTGCACACCTTGAAGTGGATACAGTTGGTTCTgcaacgttgatagttgatacaACGGAACTGACAGCCACCTGATCATTGTCAAAGTCCTGAACAAGTTGATGAGAAAACGACTCCAAATTGTCAAATGTCACCCCATTATACACGATCTCAGATTCAGTTTCGGCCGCCGCCTCGAAACCCGTGATCTGTTGCTGGTGATAGCCTTCACCAACCCTGGCCTTCTGAGATATGGTGTTTGTTGCATCATCAACACCGTCAGCTTGCCTTCTCCTCTTTTTGGTCGTTTGTGTGTGGCTCTTGTTGTCTTCTTTCCTTCTCAATTGACACAGAACGATGACTTGAGAAAGGGATGGCAAGCTATACTCGTACATTGTCCAGCCGCAGCCATGTTGGCCAGACTGAGTGCTTTGATAACTGAAGCTTTTCCTGATGGCTGTGACAGAGCAATGTTCGTCAATAGCAACACCGATGGCTCGGTCAGTGTCTTCTCTATGCCATGTTGCAGGGCCACCGGCAATTTTGCGGGTGACATGGGAAGTGGGGCTTTTCTTTTTGAGGttagtgaagaagaagacatcTTCTCCTTGGAGCCTGTGGAAGGCGTTCCAAATTTGGAGAGGTTGATAGGCGTAGATGTCACAATCTCTAACAGGAGCGGAGGTGATGAAGAGAGGGTTGGTGACCTTTGGGTAGAGATAGAATTGGACCAGTTCTTGATCAGTGGGAGAGAAGCGGTAACCAGGGAGTAGGGTTTGTGGTAGAGAGAAATCCATTCTTTGTAATTTAGTTATAAAATACAGAAGAAAAGTGAGGTGATGCTATCTCGCCAGACTCGTTTATATATGATgcatttttaggtttttttttttgttgttgtggcGGTGGCGCTTCCAAAGGTCTTTGAAAATCTTTGTTAACTAAATTAACagaattccttgtttttttctgAAAGGAGTCAGTTAGAGTCCGTTAACGTTAAAGCTAGCAACTGAACTGAAGTGAGCACACGGTGCCGGACAAGAGAAGCGGAGCTGAGGTGTAGTGTTTGTACGTATAAAGAAAGGAGAGAGTAGTAGTAGtagcaggaggaggaggagggtatGGGTGTGTATATGTATGAACTCGAACAGACAGTTTCTCTGGCAGCTTTATCCGAGTTTCAGTTTATGACTTCTTTAAATTGtggaaaacaaattcaagcctACATATCAGGCTAAGCACTATCAGTTTAAGCGTGCAAACAGATATGTaatgattgaaaacaaattattaaaattcaaataaaaaactaaaatagtaTTTAAAGACAATGTTAAAACCAAAAAGTAAATGAACTTTTTAATATAGAGTAGCAAACATATATAAACGATAAACCCATTGTCAATACAATACGACGTCATATAAAACGAACAGCGCCAACAGTTGAGAAAAAAGGTAGGAATTCGATAGCCgcaaacatgattttattgataaattggCAAAGTGTTCCTTACAGATTGTAGCTTGTATGGAAACTTATTTACACGCTAACAGATTGTAATTAAATCATAAACAGAAAAAAGACCGTGTTGAATATGAAAACTGATATGCACAGACAATTAATTAACTCTTCCCTCCCGTCAGTTATTTGGTTATAGAAGTCCAGTGTAGGCAGGACTTTGGATGAAGCTAGACTTCATCCTTgggatataattaaattaaatcagagTTGCTGCAGGTTTTAAACAGCGAAAGTATAGGTAACGAATTCTCTTAAATTTCCAGCGGTAGCATTATCCATTATAGACCACTACAATAAAGAAATCTCATGCGGGCTCTCCATACGAAAAGGATTGTAGATCATCTCACCTGTTGCGAATCTAgacttgcgatcatcaatactaccaGCCCAATCTGCACCGTAAAACCATGTAGAGCAAAAAAGGAACCTTGAGTGACATGGAAACCGTAAAATGATGTACCTTTAAGGTAGCGTAGAATGCGTTTAATGGCGGCCCAACGAGAATCTGTAGGAgaatgcataaactgacagactctGTTAACAACAAAGCAAATATCTGGTTGGATAAAGGTAAGGTACTGAAGAGCATCCATGATTTGACGAAATCGTGAGGGATCAGAGAATGGATTATCTGGCAGTATAGTAACTTTTAAAGCAGAGACTGGAGTATCAACGGTTTGCAAGAAGTCATACCAACCCGAGTGAGGATGTTAAGAATATATTTGTGCTGGCGCAACATCAAACCCATACTTGTAGACTGAACTGCAATACCTAGAAAGTAGTGAACAATGCCTAAGTCACGGAGCTTGAACTTAGAGCTTAGTAACTGTATTAGGTGATGAAGCATAACAGAGTTGCTACCCataagcagaatatcatcaacatacaccaggagataaaagatattagtaCCATAAGATAAGATAAATAAGGAGGTGTCAACCTTAGAGGCAAGAAAACCAATGGAGAGCAGAAAGTCACTCAGACGAGTGTACCATGCCCTCGgtgcttgttttaaaccatacaaCGACTTGTGCAATCGCACACATGAGATGGAAGAGTACGatcaacaaaacctggaggttgtttcatgtgGACCTCTTCAGTAAGAAAAGAAATGCATTATGAATATCGAGCTGATGAATCTTTCAATGGAGAAGACTAATATGACAGTGGCCTGCTTAATAACTGGGCTGAAggtttcagaataatcaatgCCTTCCTGCTGGGTAAAGCCTCAATGCTAGATGGGCTTTATAACGCTCAATGCTACCATCAACACGACGTTTGATCCGATATACCCATCTGCTGACAACAACATTCATCGAAGGATGAGAGGGTACTAGAGACCAAGTATGATTAGAATGCAACGCCTTGATCTCATCACACATAGCATCATGCCAAACGGCATACTTGTTAGCATCAGAGAAGGCAAGAGGTTCAGAGGAAGGAGAGAGTAGTACCCGGGTGGATGCTGTATTAGCGGCAGCAGAATCCACCAGATTTGCTGTCTTTAGGTGCCACGGCCTAAGGACCATAGGATAAGAGGAGAAATCAACCACTAGATTCAGACCAGCTGAAGAGGTTGTGGGAGAATCTACCGCAAGCATAGGGCTGGGAGCAACAACAGGGCAGTCAGCAGAGGTAGATTCTAGTAGTGGGTGGCGGCAGAGCAGAGGTAGAGGAGGGATGGTGAGGTGCGATATGGGTGGTGAATAATGGGGAATGTATCATATTTGGGAGGAGGGTAGTGGCATGTTGAGTGGGGGTTGTAGCTGAAACCTTTGCAATCTATTTAGAATTATCAAATGGAAACACATGTTCATGAAAACAGACATGATGAGAGATATAAATGCGTTGAGATGCAATGTCAAAACATCGATAACCAAGGTGAGAGGAGCTGTAACCAAGAAACACACATGGAGAGGAAcgaaaatccaatttatgattgttatagttgtcgcaccctcgcgagaGTGTGGCGTCGCGATGACCCTTCCTAGAGCGGGGAATTGATTTCGGggtctttgttttgtgaaaaaaggagtcaccacctag
The DNA window shown above is from Populus trichocarpa isolate Nisqually-1 chromosome 4, P.trichocarpa_v4.1, whole genome shotgun sequence and carries:
- the LOC7494572 gene encoding stress-induced protein KIN2; translation: MADNTQKMSYQAGEVKGQAQEKASNLMDRADNAAQSAKESVQEAGQQVREKAQGAVEGVKNATGMNK
- the LOC7468380 gene encoding NAC domain-containing protein 101, producing the protein MDFSLPQTLLPGYRFSPTDQELVQFYLYPKVTNPLFITSAPVRDCDIYAYQPLQIWNAFHRLQGEDVFFFTNLKKKSPTSHVTRKIAGGPATWHREDTDRAIGVAIDEHCSVTAIRKSFSYQSTQSGQHGCGWTMYEYSLPSLSQVIVLCQLRRKEDNKSHTQTTKKRRRQADGVDDATNTISQKARVGEGYHQQQITGFEAAAETESEIVYNGVTFDNLESFSHQLVQDFDNDQVAVSSVVSTINVAEPTVSTSRCAENLQPNKVVCIDNDEEPSATEEDDDYHRELLRLLDFDGGSDLADGVPFIQTTPEADEVH